In a genomic window of Suricata suricatta isolate VVHF042 chromosome 12, meerkat_22Aug2017_6uvM2_HiC, whole genome shotgun sequence:
- the TBC1D20 gene encoding TBC1 domain family member 20 isoform X2, giving the protein MDLRSAEGDGPTSSRWDGGAEKADFTAKRKKKVAEIYQALNSDPTDVAALRRMAISEGGLLTDEIRQKVWPKLLNVNTSDLPPISGKDLRQVSKDYQQVLLDVRRSLRRFPPGMPDEQREGLQEELIDIILLVLERNPQLHYYQGYHDIVVTFLLVVGERLATSLVEKLSTHHLRDFMDPTMDNTKHILNCLMPIIDQVNPELHDFMQSAEVGTIFALSWLITWFGHVLSDFRHVVRLYDFFLACHPLMPIYFAAVIPQDLPYETLISRAGDLFVQFPPSKLALDAAAQQQAEKTAASTFKDFELASAQQRPDTVLRQRFRGLLRPDERTKDVLTKPRTNHFVKLAVMGLTVALGAAALAVVKSALEWAPKFQLQLFP; this is encoded by the exons ACTTTACcgccaaaaggaaaaagaaagtggcaGAGATCTACCAGGCTCTGAACAGTGATCCCACTGATGTGGCTGCCCTTAGGCGCATGGCTATCAGTGAAGGAGGGCTCCTGACTGATGAGATTCGGCAGAAAGTGTGGCCCAAGCTCCTCAATGTCAATACCAGTGACCTGCCTCCTATATCAG GGAAGGACCTGCGGCAGGTGAGCAAGGACTACCAGCAGGTGCTGCTCGATGTCCGCCGGTCCTTACGGCGCTTCCCGCCCG gcATGCCAGACGAACAGCGGGAGGGGCTCCAGGAGGAGCTGATCGACATCATCCTGCTCGTCTTGGAGCGCAACCCCCAGCTGCACTACTACCAGGGCTACCACGACATCGTGGTCACCTTCCTGCTGGTGGTCGGCGAGAGGCTGGCCACGTCGCTGGTAGAAAAACTGTCCACCCACCACCTCAG GGATTTCATGGATCCAACAATGGACAACACCAAGCATATACTAAACTGTCTGATGCCCATCATCGACCAGGTGAATCCAGAGCTCCACGACTTCATGCAGAG TGCCGAGGTGGGGACCATCTTCGCCCTCAGCTGGCTTATCACCTGGTTTGGGCACGTCCTGTCTGACTTCAGGCATGTTGTGCGGTTATACGacttcttcctggcctgccaccCGCTGATGCCCATTTACTTTGCAGCCGTG ATCCCTCAGGACCTGCCCTATGAGACCCTGATCAGTAGAGCCGGAGACCTGTTTGTTCAGTTTCCGCCATCCAAGCTTGCCCTGGACGCAGCTGCCCAGCAGCAGGCAGAGAA gaCAGCAGCCTCCACCTTCAAAGACTTCGAGCTGGCATCGGCGCAGCAGAGGCCCGACACGGTGCTGCGGCAGCGCTTCCGGGGCCTTCTGCGGCCCGACGAGCGGACGAAGGACGTCCTGACCAAGCCGAGGACCAACCACTTTGTGAAACTGGCGGTGATGGGGCTGACGGTGGCGCTTGGAGCGGCTGCCCTGGCCGTGGTGAAGAGCGCCCTGGAGTGGGCCCCCAAGTTCCAGCTGCAGCTCTTCCCCTAG
- the TBC1D20 gene encoding TBC1 domain family member 20 isoform X1, translating to MDLRSAEGDGPTSSRWDGGAEKADFTAKRKKKVAEIYQALNSDPTDVAALRRMAISEGGLLTDEIRQKVWPKLLNVNTSDLPPISGKDLRQVSKDYQQVLLDVRRSLRRFPPGMPDEQREGLQEELIDIILLVLERNPQLHYYQGYHDIVVTFLLVVGERLATSLVEKLSTHHLRDFMDPTMDNTKHILNCLMPIIDQVNPELHDFMQSAEVGTIFALSWLITWFGHVLSDFRHVVRLYDFFLACHPLMPIYFAAVIVLYREQEVLDCDCDMASVHHLLSQIPQDLPYETLISRAGDLFVQFPPSKLALDAAAQQQAEKTAASTFKDFELASAQQRPDTVLRQRFRGLLRPDERTKDVLTKPRTNHFVKLAVMGLTVALGAAALAVVKSALEWAPKFQLQLFP from the exons ACTTTACcgccaaaaggaaaaagaaagtggcaGAGATCTACCAGGCTCTGAACAGTGATCCCACTGATGTGGCTGCCCTTAGGCGCATGGCTATCAGTGAAGGAGGGCTCCTGACTGATGAGATTCGGCAGAAAGTGTGGCCCAAGCTCCTCAATGTCAATACCAGTGACCTGCCTCCTATATCAG GGAAGGACCTGCGGCAGGTGAGCAAGGACTACCAGCAGGTGCTGCTCGATGTCCGCCGGTCCTTACGGCGCTTCCCGCCCG gcATGCCAGACGAACAGCGGGAGGGGCTCCAGGAGGAGCTGATCGACATCATCCTGCTCGTCTTGGAGCGCAACCCCCAGCTGCACTACTACCAGGGCTACCACGACATCGTGGTCACCTTCCTGCTGGTGGTCGGCGAGAGGCTGGCCACGTCGCTGGTAGAAAAACTGTCCACCCACCACCTCAG GGATTTCATGGATCCAACAATGGACAACACCAAGCATATACTAAACTGTCTGATGCCCATCATCGACCAGGTGAATCCAGAGCTCCACGACTTCATGCAGAG TGCCGAGGTGGGGACCATCTTCGCCCTCAGCTGGCTTATCACCTGGTTTGGGCACGTCCTGTCTGACTTCAGGCATGTTGTGCGGTTATACGacttcttcctggcctgccaccCGCTGATGCCCATTTACTTTGCAGCCGTG ATCGTGTTGTATCGAGAACAGGAGGTCCTGGATTGTGACTGTGACATGGCCTCGGTGCACCACCTGTTGTCCCAGATCCCTCAGGACCTGCCCTATGAGACCCTGATCAGTAGAGCCGGAGACCTGTTTGTTCAGTTTCCGCCATCCAAGCTTGCCCTGGACGCAGCTGCCCAGCAGCAGGCAGAGAA gaCAGCAGCCTCCACCTTCAAAGACTTCGAGCTGGCATCGGCGCAGCAGAGGCCCGACACGGTGCTGCGGCAGCGCTTCCGGGGCCTTCTGCGGCCCGACGAGCGGACGAAGGACGTCCTGACCAAGCCGAGGACCAACCACTTTGTGAAACTGGCGGTGATGGGGCTGACGGTGGCGCTTGGAGCGGCTGCCCTGGCCGTGGTGAAGAGCGCCCTGGAGTGGGCCCCCAAGTTCCAGCTGCAGCTCTTCCCCTAG
- the TBC1D20 gene encoding TBC1 domain family member 20 isoform X3, producing the protein MDLRSAEGDGPTSSRWDGGAEKADFTAKRKKKVAEIYQALNSDPTDVAALRRMAISEGGLLTDEIRQKVWPKLLNVNTSDLPPISGMPDEQREGLQEELIDIILLVLERNPQLHYYQGYHDIVVTFLLVVGERLATSLVEKLSTHHLRDFMDPTMDNTKHILNCLMPIIDQVNPELHDFMQSAEVGTIFALSWLITWFGHVLSDFRHVVRLYDFFLACHPLMPIYFAAVIVLYREQEVLDCDCDMASVHHLLSQIPQDLPYETLISRAGDLFVQFPPSKLALDAAAQQQAEKTAASTFKDFELASAQQRPDTVLRQRFRGLLRPDERTKDVLTKPRTNHFVKLAVMGLTVALGAAALAVVKSALEWAPKFQLQLFP; encoded by the exons ACTTTACcgccaaaaggaaaaagaaagtggcaGAGATCTACCAGGCTCTGAACAGTGATCCCACTGATGTGGCTGCCCTTAGGCGCATGGCTATCAGTGAAGGAGGGCTCCTGACTGATGAGATTCGGCAGAAAGTGTGGCCCAAGCTCCTCAATGTCAATACCAGTGACCTGCCTCCTATATCAG gcATGCCAGACGAACAGCGGGAGGGGCTCCAGGAGGAGCTGATCGACATCATCCTGCTCGTCTTGGAGCGCAACCCCCAGCTGCACTACTACCAGGGCTACCACGACATCGTGGTCACCTTCCTGCTGGTGGTCGGCGAGAGGCTGGCCACGTCGCTGGTAGAAAAACTGTCCACCCACCACCTCAG GGATTTCATGGATCCAACAATGGACAACACCAAGCATATACTAAACTGTCTGATGCCCATCATCGACCAGGTGAATCCAGAGCTCCACGACTTCATGCAGAG TGCCGAGGTGGGGACCATCTTCGCCCTCAGCTGGCTTATCACCTGGTTTGGGCACGTCCTGTCTGACTTCAGGCATGTTGTGCGGTTATACGacttcttcctggcctgccaccCGCTGATGCCCATTTACTTTGCAGCCGTG ATCGTGTTGTATCGAGAACAGGAGGTCCTGGATTGTGACTGTGACATGGCCTCGGTGCACCACCTGTTGTCCCAGATCCCTCAGGACCTGCCCTATGAGACCCTGATCAGTAGAGCCGGAGACCTGTTTGTTCAGTTTCCGCCATCCAAGCTTGCCCTGGACGCAGCTGCCCAGCAGCAGGCAGAGAA gaCAGCAGCCTCCACCTTCAAAGACTTCGAGCTGGCATCGGCGCAGCAGAGGCCCGACACGGTGCTGCGGCAGCGCTTCCGGGGCCTTCTGCGGCCCGACGAGCGGACGAAGGACGTCCTGACCAAGCCGAGGACCAACCACTTTGTGAAACTGGCGGTGATGGGGCTGACGGTGGCGCTTGGAGCGGCTGCCCTGGCCGTGGTGAAGAGCGCCCTGGAGTGGGCCCCCAAGTTCCAGCTGCAGCTCTTCCCCTAG
- the RBCK1 gene encoding ranBP-type and C3HC4-type zinc finger-containing protein 1, translated as MDEKTKKAEEMALRLSRAVAGGDEEVAMQCAIWLAEQRVPLSVQLKPEVSPTQDIRLWVSVEDAQMHTVTIWLTVRPDMTVASLKDMVFLDYGFPPVLQQWVIGQRLARDQETLHSHGVRRNGDSAYLYLLSARNTSLNPQELQRERQLRMLEDLGFKDLTLQPRGPLEPAPTKPGAPQEPGRGQPEATPEPPPVGWQCPGCTFINKPTRPGCEMCCRARPEAYQVPASYQPDEDERARLAGEEEALRQYQQRKQQQQEGNYLQHVQLDQRSLVLNTEPTECPVCYLVLAPGDAVVLRECLHAFCRECLQGTIRNSQEAEVSCPFIDNTYSCSGKLLEREIRALLPPEDYQRFLDLGISIAENRSAFSYHCKTPDCKGWCFFEDDVNEFTCPVCFHVNCLLCKAIHEQMNCKEYQDDLALRAQNDVAARQTTEMLRSMLQQGEAMHCPQCRIVVQKKDGCDWIRCTVCHTEICWVTKGPRWGPGGPGDTSGGCRCRVNGIPCHPSCQNCH; from the exons ATGGACGAGAAGACCAAGAAAG CCGAGGAGATGGCTCTGAGACTCTCGCGAGCAGTGGCCGGCGGGGATGAGGAGGTGGCAATGCAGTGTGCTATCTGGCTGGCAGAGCAACGGGTACCCCTGAGCGTGCAACTGAAGCCTGAGGTCTCCCCAACACAGGACATCAG GCTGTGGGTGAGCGTGGAGGATGCTCAGATGCACACCGTCACCATCTGGCTCACGGTGCGTCCTGACATGACAGTGGCTTCCCTCAAGGACATG gTATTCCTGGACTACGGCTTCCCACCCGTCCTGCAGCAGTGGGTCATTGGGCAGCGGCTGGCCCGGGACCAGGAGACCCTGCACTCCCACGGGGTGCGGCGGAATGGGGACAGCGCCTACCTCTATCTGCTGTCAGCCCGCAACACCTCACTTAACCCTCAGGAACTGCAGCGGGAGAGGCAGTTGCGGATGCTGGAAG ATCTGGGCTTCAAGGACCTCACGCTGCAGCCCCGGGGCCCGCTGGAGCCAGCCCCCACGAAGCccggagccccccaggagccGGGGCGGGGGCAGCCAGAAGCCACCCCCGAACCCCCGCCG GTCGGCTGGCAGTGCCCCGGCTGCACCTTCATTAACAAACCCACGAGGCCCGGCTGCGAGATGTGCTGCCGGGCGCGGCCTGAGGCCTACCAGGTTCCCGCCTCCTACCAGCCGGACGAGGATGAGAGAGCGCGCCTGGCGGGCGAGGAGGAGGCGCTGCGCCAGTACCAGCAG cggaagcagcagcagcaggaggggaACTACCTGCAACACGTCCAGCTGGATCAGAGGAGCCTGGTGCTGAATACCGAGCCCACCGAGTGCCCCGTGTGCTACTTGGTGCTGGCGCCCGGCGATGCCGTGGTGCTGCGTGAGTGTCTGCACGCCTTCTGCAG gGAGTGTCTGCAGGGCACCATCCGCAACAGCCAGGAGGCGGAGGTCTCCTGCCCCTTCATTGACAACACGTACTCGTGCTCGGGCAAGCTGCTGGAGAGGGAGATCCGGGCG CTGCTGCCCCCCGAGGATTACCAGCGGTTTCTGGACCTGGGCATCTCCATCGCGGAAAACCGCAGTGCCTTCAGCTACCACTGCAAGACCCCGGACTGCAAGGGCTGGTGCTTCTTTGAGGACGACGTCAATGAGTTCACCTGCCCAGTTTGCTTCCACGTCAACTGCCTGCTCTGTaag GCCATCCACGAGCAGATGAACTGCAAGGAGTACCAGGATGACCTGGCCCTGCGGGCTCAGAACGATGTGGCCGCCCGGCAGACGACAGAGATGCTCAGG TCCATGCTGCAGCAGGGCGAGGCCATGCACTGCCCGCAGTGTCGCATCGTGGTGCAGAAGAAGGACGGCTGTGACTGGATCCGCTGCACCGTCTGTCACACCGAGATCTGCTGGGTCACCAAGGGCCCGCGCTGGGGGCCTGGG GGTCCAGGAGACACCAGTGGGGGCTGCCGTTGCCGAGTGAATGGGATTCCTTGCCACCCCAGCTGCCAGAACTGCCACTAG